A single region of the Musa acuminata AAA Group cultivar baxijiao unplaced genomic scaffold, Cavendish_Baxijiao_AAA HiC_scaffold_543, whole genome shotgun sequence genome encodes:
- the LOC135661381 gene encoding photosystem II CP47 reaction center protein → MGLPWYRVHTVVLNDPGRLLSVHIMHTALVAGWAGSMALYELAVFDPSDPALDPMWRQGMFVIPFMTRLGITNSWGGWSISGGTVTNPGIWSYEGVAGAHIVFSGLCFLAAIWHWVYWDLEIFCDERTGKPSLDLPKIFGIHLFLSGLACFGFGAFHVTGLYGPGIWVSDPYGLTGKVQPVSPAWGAEGFDPFVPGGIASHHIAAGTLGILAGLFHLSVRPPQRLYKGLRMGNIETVLSSSIAAVFFAAFVVAGTMWYGSATTPIELFGPTRYQWDQGYFQQEIYRRVSAGLAQNLSLSEAWSKIPEKLAFYDYIGNNPAKGGLFRAGSMDNGDGIAVGWLGHPVFRDKEGRELFVRRMPTFFETFPVVLVDGDGIVRADVPFRRAESKYSVEQVGVTVEFYGGELNGVSYSDPATVKKYARRAQLGEIFELDRATLKSDGVFRSSPRGWFTFGHATFALLFFFGHIWHGARTLFRDVFAGIDPDLDAQVEFGAFQKLGDPTTKRQVV, encoded by the coding sequence ATGGGTTTGCCTTGGTATCGTGTTCATACTGTCGTATTGAATGATCCCGGTCGATTGCTTTCTGTCCATATAATGCATACAGCCCTAGTTGCTGGTTGGGCCGGTTCGATGGCTTTATACGAATTAGCGGTTTTTGATCCCTCTGACCCCGCTCTTGATCCAATGTGGAGACAAGGTATGTTCGTTATACCCTTCATGACTCGTTTAGGAATAACCAATTCGTGGGGTGGTTGGAGTATTTCAGGAGGAACTGTAACGAATCCCGGTATTTGGAGTTATGAAGGTGTGGCAGGGGCACATATTGTGTTTTCTGGCTTGTGCTTCTTGGCAGCTATCTGGCATTGGGTGTATTGGGACCTAGAAATATTCTGTGATGAACGTACGGGCAAACCATCTTTGGATTTGCCTAAGATCTTTGGAATTCATTTATTTCTCTCAGGGTTGGCTTGCTTTGGCTTTGGCGCATTTCATGTAACAGGTTTGTATGGTCCTGGAATATGGGTGTCCGATCCTTATGGACTAACTGGAAAAGTACAACCCGTAAGTCCAGCGTGGGGCGCAGAAGGCTTTGATCCTTTTGTTCCCGGAGGAATAGCCTCTCATCATATTGCAGCGGGTACATTGGGCATATTAGCAGGCTTATTCCATCTTAGTGTCCGTCCGCCTCAACGTCTATACAAAGGATTACGTATGGGCAATATTGAAACTGTACTTTCCAGTAGTATCGCTGCTGTTTTTTTTGCAGCTTTCGTTGTTGCTGGAACTATGTGGTATGGTTCAGCAACTACCCCAATCGAATTATTTGGTCCCACTCGTTATCAGTGGGATCAGGGATACTTTCAGCAAGAAATATATCGAAGAGTTAGCGCCGGACTAGCCCAAAATCTGAGTTTATCGGAAGCTTGGTCTAAAATTCCCGAAAAATTAGCTTTTTATGATTACATTGGTAATAATCCAGCAAAAGGGGGATTATTCAGAGCAGGGTCAATGGACAACGGGGATGGAATAGCTGTTGGGTGGTTAGGACACCCCGTCTTTAGAGATAAAGAAGGGCGCGAGCTTTTTGTACGTCGTATGCCTACCTTTTTTGAAACATTTCCGGTAGTTTTGGTAGATGGAGACGGAATTGTTAGAGCCGATGTTCCTTTTAGAAGGGCAGAATCAAAGTATAGTGTTGAACAAGTAGGTGTAACTGTTGAGTTCTATGGTGGCGAACTCAATGGAGTCAGTTATAGTGATCCTGCGACTGTAAAAAAATATGCTAGACGTGCCCAATTAGGTGAAATTTTTGAATTAGATCGGGCTACTTTGAAATCTGATGGCGTTTTTCGTAGCAGTCCAAGGGGTTGGTTCACTTTTGGCCATGCTACGTTTGCTTTGCTCTTCTTTTTCGGACACATTTGGCATGGCGCTAGAACCTTGTTCAGAGATGTTTTTGCTGGCATTGATCCAGATTTGGATGCTCAAGTGGAATTTGGAGCATTCCAAAAACTTGGGGATCCAACTACAAAGAGACAAGTAGTCTGA